The Solanum lycopersicum chromosome 2, SLM_r2.1 DNA window TGAGAAGGTCCTGTATGTAGGGAGATGGGACCTTTAAGGCTTTGACTACTAAGCTAGGGTTGGTAACTCCATTTCAATGATAAAACGGGAATCTTGCTTATGTTATACAGTTCCAATAGGGCAGGATTAGtctgaaaattttcatattataactACAGTGCTGCTCTGTCAATGTTGGATAACTCAAACACATTTCTTCTTAATTCCGTTACAACATAGCAAGTATCATTCTTTATGCAGATAAAGGAAGAGAATTTGCTAGGGGAAGTGTACACAATATCAGACAAACTGAAGATGGAGAAAGACAAGAGGGACCGATCACTATCTGAGTTTGAAGGAACTTCAGACGTTGAAAATGTTAAGGATCTTATTAAAGGTAGTTATGGAACCACTGAGGGTGAAAATTTTTATGCATCACCCTTAGTTTCCAAGGCTGTTGAAGAAAATGGTAGTTCAGTGGAAGCCCCTGTATCAGTCAATACACCAAACAAATCAGATGAACAGATGTCCGGGAGTTCATTCCATCAGGAGGAAAAAGCAGAAGAGAAAAGAGTAGAAATCGTTTCTGCGGGAATACAGAATCCAAGTGAAGAGAGTGAAACATCTTGTGAAATGAACAATGTTGAGAAGAACACATCTATCCCCTTGACCGTCCGAGGAGATGTTAGCTCTGAAAAATATAAAACGGAGGGGGCAGACGCTGAAGCAATCAAATCACCTGGTGACGCTAACGATGAGAAAGTAGTCAAAGATGAGAATGACTACAATGGCGAtagaaatattttcatatcCCCCAATTCAGAGTGCCAAAGAGGAGAGGACGAGAAAAAAGAGACAGGAGATGGAGAGGGTGCTAGGAATGTGCTTTTTAACTCATTTGTTGATGTTGTAGAAGAAACCAGGTCAGATTATGCTGAATCAGATACGAGTGGGAAACATGGGGACAACTCAATCGAGAAGGTAAACCAAGATGTTGCTGACCATCCAGAAGTAGAGCAAAAAACTGAAGAActagaaattgaagaaaaaccAATTATTGAAGAGAAAACTAAAGAACCAATAGTTACGGAGAAACATGCAGGATCAGCGGTTGAAGAAAAACCTGAAGAACCAGCAGTTGAAGTAAAAACTGAAGAACCAGTTGTGCAAGAGAAACCTGAAGAAACAGAGGTTCAGGAGAAATTTGAAAGAACAATGGTTGAAGAGAAGCCCGAAGAACTAGTGGTTGAAGAAACACCAAAAGAACCAACACGGGAAAAAACATCCAAGgagttagagtttgaagaaaaaCCTGAGAAGGTAACTTTCTTGGAAAAGGTGAAGGACCAAGCACTGGCACAAAGTTTATCAATTGTATTAGTTATGTATGTGTAACAGTTCATATTTGCTTATCTACTGAAAGACTAACTGAAACTTCAAATTCTTTCTTGCAGAAAATCCAAGTTGTAGACTTGAACGACAAAAGTGAGAATGAACTTCCATGCAATACCAACAATGATGCTGCTAACTTTGCAGAATTTGAGGAACCAGCAGTTGAAGAAAAACCTGAAGAAGTACAGAAACCTGATTTACCCATGGTTAGGGAGAAATATGAAGAACCAATGGTTGAGGAAAAATCTGAAGAATCATTTGAGGAGAAAACTCAAAAACCAGAGGCTGGAGAGAAACCTGAAGAACCAACAGCTAAAGAAATACCTGAATATCTAGCAGAGGAGGAAATGCCTGAAGAGCTAGCCCTTGAAGAGAAACCTAGAGAACCAAAAGTTGAAGAGACGCTTGAAGTACTAGATGTTGAAGAGAAATCTGAAAAAAAAGCAATTATACAGGAGAAACCTGAAACGGAAGCTCTTCAGGAGAATGTGAGGATTAAACACTTTCACAAAATTTATCATCGTATTAGCTTTATATGCGTAACAAATTTACATCTGTTTTATCCGTTGAAAGACTAAATGAaacttcaattattatttttttgcagAATTCACCAATTGAACAGTCAAAGAACAAGACAGACAATGCAATTCAATGCAATACTGACAATGCTATTGCCGATCATGAATCAGTTGAGGAAAAAACTGAAGAAACAGTAGTTGAAAATAAACATGAAGAATTAACAATTGAAGAGAAATCTAAAGAGGCAGTGGTTATGAAAAAACCTGAACTGGTAGTTGAAGAGAAATCTGAAAAACCAGTAGCAGGAGAGGAACTTGAAGAACCATCGATTGAGGAGACACTAGAAGAACCAGCAGTTGAAGATAAACCTGAAAAACCAGTAACTGAAGAAGCACCTGAAGAACGAACACAGGAAGAAACACCAAATGAACAAGCATTTGAAGAGAAACATGAAAACCCAGTAACTGAAGAAGCACCTGAAGAACCAACACAGGAAGAATCACAGAAGGACCTAGCATTTGAGGAGAAACCAGCAGTTGAAGATGAGAAACCCAAAAAAGTATCTCTTTTGGAGAAGGTGAGGGTCAAGTATTATCAAGAAAATTATCCATCCTATTAATTATGTATGTCCAACAATTCATGTCTCGTTATCTCTTGAAAGACTAAGagaaacttcaatttcttcTTGCAGAAAATGCTAGTTGTAGACACTAAGGACAACACTGATAGTGATATTCCATCCAATACCAACAACGATGCTGCTTACTATCCAGAATCTGCGAAAAAAACCGGAGAACCAGCAGTTGAAGAAATACCTGAAACCCCAGTTTTTGAAGAGAAACGTGATGTATCAGAGACTAAAGAGAAACCTGAAGAACCAACGGTTGAGGAGAAACCTGAACCAACGGCTGAAGAGAAACCTAAGGAACCGACAGCGAAAGAAACACCTGAAGAGCTAGCAGGGAAGGAAACACATGAAGAACTAGCATTTGAAGAGAAACCTGAAGAACCAACTGTTGAAGACATACCTGAAAAACCAGCAGTAATGGAGGAGGAGAAACTTTTAACAGAAGGGCTTCTGGAGAAGGTGAAGATTAAACACTACCACAAAGTCTATCCATCATATTAGCTTTATATGTGCAATAAATTTACATCTGTTCATCTGTCAAAAGACTAAGtgaaacttcattttttttttgcagaatttGCCAATTGTAGACTCAAAGGACAAGATAGACGATGCAAATCCATGCAATACCACCAACAATGATATTGCTAACTATGCATCAGTTGAGGAAAAACCTGACGAACCAGTAATTGGAAAAACACATGAAGAATTAGCAATTGAAGATAAATCTGAAGAATCAGTTGTTTCGGAGAAGCTTGAAGAACTAATGGTTGCTGAACAACCGACAGTTGAAGAGAAACCTCAAAAACCAGCAGTTGGGGAGAAACATGAAGAACCAGCCGTTGAAGAGGAGAAACCTGAAAAAGTATGGGTCATGCACTATCACAAAGTTTATCCATTTTGTTAGTTATGTATGTACTGTGATTCACATCTGCTTCTATATTGGAAGGCAAAGTAAAACATTAAATTCATTTTGCAGAATATGCTAATTGTAGACTTGAACAACAAAACTGGTAGTGAAATTCCATGCAATGCCGGTAATGATGTTGCACACTTTTCAGACACCGAGGAAAATCCTGAAGAATCGGCATTTCAAGAAAAAACTGAAGAATCAGTCATTGAACAGCAACCTGATGTACCAGCAGTTAAGGAGAAACCTGAAGAACCAACACTTGAGGAGAAAACTGAAGTACTAGTTGAGGAGAAACCTCAAGAACCGGCGTCTAAAGAGAGACCTGAAGAAGCGGCAGCTAAAGAAACAGCTGAAGAGCTAGCAAAGGAGGAAGCACCTGAAGAACTAGCACTTGAAGAGAAACCTGAAGAATCAACAGTTGAAGAGACACCTGAAGAACTAGTTCTGGAAGAGAAAGATGAAAAAACAGCTATTAAAGAGAAGGAGCTTGTTAGAAAAGCTCTTCAGGAGAAGGTGAGGATTGAATACTGTCACAAAGTTAATCCACCATATAAGCTTTATATGTGCaacaaattaatatatgtttatCTATTTAAAGACAAAATGGAACTTTAAATTTTCTTGCAGAAATTGTCGATTGTAAACGCAGAGGATAATATAGACAATGCAATTCCATGCAATACCAACAATGACATTGCTGACTATGCATTAGTTgaggaaaaaattgaagaacCAGTAGTTGAAGAGAAATCTGAAGAATCAAGGATTTTGGAGAAATCAGAAGAACCTGCGGTTGAGAAAATTCCTGAACAGCCGACAATTGAAGAGAAACCTGAAAACCCAACAGTTGGAGGAGAAAAGCTTGAAGAACCATTGGTTGGAGAGACGACCGAAGAACCGACAATTGAGGAGAAACCTGAAAAAACAGCAACTGAAGAAACACCTAAGGAACCATCATTTGAAGAGAAACATGACGAACCAACCGTTGAAGAGGAGAAACCTGAAAAGGTAACTCTTTTGGAAAAGGTAAGGGTCAAGTACAATAACAAAGTTAGTACATTTTGTTAGTGATGCATGAACTGTAATTCACATGCTCTTTTTTTGAAAGGCTAAGTGaaacattaaatactatttGCAGGATATGCTAATTGTAGACTCGAAGACCAAAACTTGCAGTGAAATTCCATCCAACACCAATAATGATGTTGCTCACTCTCCAGACATCGAGAAAAACCCTGAAAAATTGgcagttgaaataaaaaatgaagaaccaGTCATTGAAGAGAAACCTGATGTACCAGCAGTTGAGGAGAAACCTGAAGAATCAAAATTTGAGGAGAAATCTGAAGTACCAGCTGAGGAGAAACCTCAAGAACCGGCGGCTGAAGAGAAACCTGAAAAAACAGTAGCTATAGGAACAGCTGAAGAACTAGCACTTGAAGGGAAACCTGAAGAACTAACGGTTGAAGATACATCTGAAGAGCTACTTGTCGAAGAGAAAGATGAAAAACCAGCAATTAAAGAGGAGGAACCTGAAACGGAAGCTCTTCAGGAGAAGGTGACAATTAACACTGTCACAAAGTTTATTCAGCATATTAACATTATAAGTGCAACGAATGTACATATGTTTTATCTATTAAAAGACTAAATGGAACTTCAAATTTTCTTGCAGAATTTGCCAATTGTAAACTCAAAGAACACAACAGACAATGCATATCCATACAATACCAACAATGACATTGCTGACTATGCATCAGTTGAGGAAAAAACTGAAGAGGCAGAAGTTGAAGAGATATCTGAAGAATCATCTATTGAAGAGAAATCTGAAGAATCAAGGGTTTTGGAGAAACCAGAAGAACCATCGGTTGAGAAAATACCTGAAAAACCGACAATCGAAGAGAAACCTGAAACATCAACCGTGGGAGAAAAGTTTGAAGAACCATCAGTTGAGGAGACGATCAAAGAACCAAAAATTGAGGAGAAACCTGAAAAACAAGTAACTGAAGAAACACCCAAGGAACTAGCGTTAGAAGAGATACATAAAGAACCAGCAATGAAAGAGGAGAAACCTGAAAAGGTAACTCTTTTGGAAAAGGTAAGGGTCAAGTACTATCACAAAGTTAATCCATTTTGTTAGTTATGCATGTACAGTGATTCACATGCTCTTCTTTTGAAAGGCTAAGTGAAACAATAAATTCTTTTTGCAGAATATGCTAATTGTGGACTCAAACACCAAAACTGGCAGTGAAATTCCATGCAATACCAATAATGATGATGCTCACTCCCCAGACATTGAGGAAAATCCTGAAGAATCGgcagttgaaataaaaaatgaagaactaGTCATTGAAGAGAAACCTGATGTACCAGCAGTTGAGGAGAAACCTCAAGAACCAACATTTGAGGAGAAATCTGAAGTACCAGCTGAGGAGAAACCTCAAGAACCTGCGACTGAAGAAAAACCTCAGGAACCGGCAGCTATAGAAACACCTGAACTAGCACTTGAAGAGAAACCTGAAGAACCAACGGTTGAAGATACATCTGAAGAGCTAGTTGTTGAAGAGAAAGATGAAAAGCCAGCAATTGAAGAGGAGGAACCTGAAATGGAAGCTCTTAAGGAGAAGGTGGGAATTAACACTCACAAAGTTTATTCAGCATACTAGCTTTATATGCGCACGAATTTACATATGTTTATCTATTGAAAGACTAAATGAAACTTCAAATATTCTTGCAGAATTTTCCAATTGTAAACTCAAAGAACACAATAGACAATGCAATTCCATGCAATACAAACAATGACATTGCTGACTTCACATCAGTTGAGGAAAAAACTGAAGAACCAATAGTTGAAGAGATATCTGAAGAATCGGCAATTGAAGAAAAATCTGAAGAATCAAGGGTTTCGGGGAAACCAGAAGAACCAGCGGTTGAGAAAATACCTGAACAACCGACAGTTGAAAAGAAACCTGAAAAACCAACCGTGGGAGAAGAGTTTGAATTACCATCAGTTGAGGAGACAATCGAAGAACCAAAAATCGAGGAGAAACCTGAAAAACAAGTAATTGAAGAAACACCCAAGGAACTAGCAGTTGAAGAGATGCATGAAGAAACAGCCGTGGAAGAGGAGAAACCTGAAAAGGTAACTCTTTCGGAAAAGGTAAGGGTCAAGCACTATCACAAAGTTAATCCATTTTGTTAGTTAGTATGTACTATGACTCACATCTGCGTCTTTATTGAAAGACTAAGTGAAACAATAAATTCTTTTTGCAGAATATGCTAATTGTAGACTCAACTGAAAAAACCGGCAGTGAAATCCCATGCAATACCAATAATGATGTTGAATACTCTCCAGACAGTGAGGAAAATCCTGAAGAATCGGCAGTTGAAGAAAAAACTGAAGAACCACTCATTGAAGAGAAACCTGATGTACCAGCTATTAAGGAGAAACCCAAAGAACCAACATTTGAGGAGAAATCTGAAGTACCAGTTGAGGAGAAACCTGAAGAACTAGAGATGACAGAGAAACCTGAAGAACCAGCGGCTATAGAAACACCTGAAGAGCTTGCAGGGCAGGAAATACCTGAAGAACTAGACCTTGAAGAGAAACCTGAAGAACCAACAGTTGAAGACACATCTGAAGAACTAGTTGTTGAAAAGAAAGATGAGAAACCAgcaattgaagaagaagaacctgAAACGGAAGCTCTTCAGGAGAAGGTGACAATTAAACACTGTCACAAATTATCCATCATATTAGCTTTATATGTGCAATGAATTTACATATGTTTAACTGTTGAAAGactaaataaaacttaaatttttcttgCATAATTTGTCAATTGTAAACTCAAAGGACAAGACAGACGATGCAATTCCATGCAATACCAACAACGACATTGCTGACTATGCATCAGCTGAGGAAAAAATTGAAGAGCCAGTAGTTGAAAATAAACATGAAGAACAAGCAATTGAAGAGAAATCAGAAGAAACAGCAATTCCGGAGAAGCCAGAAGAACCAGTGAATGAGAAAAAACCTGACTCTCTGGCAATTGAAGAGAAACCTAAAGAAACAACAGCGGAAAAGAAGCTTAAAGAACCATTGGTTGAGGAGATTGAGGAGAAACCTGCAAAACCAATAACTGAAGAAGCACCTGAAGAACCAAAATGGGAAGAAACACCTGACGGTCTATTATTTGAAGAGAGACCAGCACTTGAAGAGGAGACATCCAAAAAGGTAGCTCTTTTGGAAAAGGTGAGGGTCAAGCACTGTCACAAAGTTTATACATCTTATTAGTTATGTATGTACAATGATGCACATCTGCTTCTTCATTGATAGACTAAGTGAAACATTAAATTCTTTCGTAGAATTTGTTAGTTGTAGACTCAAACGACAAAACTGgcagtggaactccatgcaatacCAATAATGATGTTGCTCACCCTCCACAAGTTGAGGAAAATACTGAAGACTCAGTAGTTGAAGAAAAAACTGAAGAACCAGCTATTGAAGAGAAACTTGATGTACCAGTGGTTAAGGAGAAACCTGAAGAACCAGTGGTTGAGGAGGAACCTCAAGAACCAGCGGCTAAAGAAGCACCTGAAGAGCTAGAAGGGGAGGAAATACCTGAAGAATTAGCACTTGAAGAGAAAACTGAAGAACCAACGGTTGAAAAGACACCTAAAGAAATAATTGTTGAAGAGGAGAAACCTGAAACAGAAGCTCTTCTAGAGAAGGTTAGGATTAAGCATTGTCACAAAGTCTATTCATCAAATTAGCTGTATACGTGCAACGAATTTACAACGAATTTACATATGTTTATCTATTTAAATACTAAGTAGGACTCTAAATTTCTTGCAGAATTTGCCAATGGAAGACCCAAAGGACAAGATAGATAATGCAATTCCTTGCAATACCAACAATGATATTGCTGACTATGAATCCGTCGAGGAAAAACCTCAAGAACTAGTAGTTGAAAAAGAACATGATGAAACAATGATTGAAGAAGAATCTGAAGTATTGGCTGTTATGGAGAAGCCTGAAGAACCAGCGGTTGAGAAAAACCTTGAAGAACTGGCAGTTGAAGAAGAATGTGAAAAACCAACTGTGGAGGTGAAATTTGAAGAACCATCGGCTGAGGAGAAACTACAAGAACCAATGGTTGAAGTGAAACCTGAAAAGACAATAACTGAAGAGACACCCAAAGAATCAGCACGGGAAGAAACACCTAATGAACTAGCATGTGAAGAAAAAGCTGAAGAACCAGCAGTTGAAGAGGTGAAACCTGAAGAACCAACAGGTGAAGAAGAAAAACCTGAAAAGGTAACTCTTTTGGATATGGCAAGGATCAAGCACTGTCATAAAGTTCATCTGTCCTATTAGTTGTGTATGTACAACAATTTACATCTGCTCATCTATAAAAGACTAAGTGAAACTTCCAATTCTTATTACAGAATTTGCTAGTTGCAGACTCGAAGGAAAAAACTGACAGTAAAATTCCCTGCAATTCTAGCAATGATGCTGCTCAGTTTTTAGAAGATGATAA harbors:
- the LOC101259599 gene encoding uncharacterized protein isoform X1, which codes for MEYDAEIPEIKSIKEENLLGEVYTISDKLKMEKDKRDRSLSEFEGTSDVENVKDLIKGSYGTTEGENFYASPLVSKAVEENGSSVEAPVSVNTPNKSDEQMSGSSFHQEEKAEEKRVEIVSAGIQNPSEESETSCEMNNVEKNTSIPLTVRGDVSSEKYKTEGADAEAIKSPGDANDEKVVKDENDYNGDRNIFISPNSECQRGEDEKKETGDGEGARNVLFNSFVDVVEETRSDYAESDTSGKHGDNSIEKVNQDVADHPEVEQKTEELEIEEKPIIEEKTKEPIVTEKHAGSAVEEKPEEPAVEVKTEEPVVQEKPEETEVQEKFERTMVEEKPEELVVEETPKEPTREKTSKELEFEEKPEKVTFLEKKIQVVDLNDKSENELPCNTNNDAANFAEFEEPAVEEKPEEVQKPDLPMVREKYEEPMVEEKSEESFEEKTQKPEAGEKPEEPTAKEIPEYLAEEEMPEELALEEKPREPKVEETLEVLDVEEKSEKKAIIQEKPETEALQENNSPIEQSKNKTDNAIQCNTDNAIADHESVEEKTEETVVENKHEELTIEEKSKEAVVMKKPELVVEEKSEKPVAGEELEEPSIEETLEEPAVEDKPEKPVTEEAPEERTQEETPNEQAFEEKHENPVTEEAPEEPTQEESQKDLAFEEKPAVEDEKPKKVSLLEKKMLVVDTKDNTDSDIPSNTNNDAAYYPESAKKTGEPAVEEIPETPVFEEKRDVSETKEKPEEPTVEEKPEPTAEEKPKEPTAKETPEELAGKETHEELAFEEKPEEPTVEDIPEKPAVMEEEKLLTEGLLEKNLPIVDSKDKIDDANPCNTTNNDIANYASVEEKPDEPVIGKTHEELAIEDKSEESVVSEKLEELMVAEQPTVEEKPQKPAVGEKHEEPAVEEEKPEKNMLIVDLNNKTGSEIPCNAGNDVAHFSDTEENPEESAFQEKTEESVIEQQPDVPAVKEKPEEPTLEEKTEVLVEEKPQEPASKERPEEAAAKETAEELAKEEAPEELALEEKPEESTVEETPEELVLEEKDEKTAIKEKELVRKALQEKKLSIVNAEDNIDNAIPCNTNNDIADYALVEEKIEEPVVEEKSEESRILEKSEEPAVEKIPEQPTIEEKPENPTVGGEKLEEPLVGETTEEPTIEEKPEKTATEETPKEPSFEEKHDEPTVEEEKPEKVTLLEKDMLIVDSKTKTCSEIPSNTNNDVAHSPDIEKNPEKLAVEIKNEEPVIEEKPDVPAVEEKPEESKFEEKSEVPAEEKPQEPAAEEKPEKTVAIGTAEELALEGKPEELTVEDTSEELLVEEKDEKPAIKEEEPETEALQEKNLPIVNSKNTTDNAYPYNTNNDIADYASVEEKTEEAEVEEISEESSIEEKSEESRVLEKPEEPSVEKIPEKPTIEEKPETSTVGEKFEEPSVEETIKEPKIEEKPEKQVTEETPKELALEEIHKEPAMKEEKPEKVTLLEKNMLIVDSNTKTGSEIPCNTNNDDAHSPDIEENPEESAVEIKNEELVIEEKPDVPAVEEKPQEPTFEEKSEVPAEEKPQEPATEEKPQEPAAIETPELALEEKPEEPTVEDTSEELVVEEKDEKPAIEEEEPEMEALKEKNFPIVNSKNTIDNAIPCNTNNDIADFTSVEEKTEEPIVEEISEESAIEEKSEESRVSGKPEEPAVEKIPEQPTVEKKPEKPTVGEEFELPSVEETIEEPKIEEKPEKQVIEETPKELAVEEMHEETAVEEEKPEKVTLSEKNMLIVDSTEKTGSEIPCNTNNDVEYSPDSEENPEESAVEEKTEEPLIEEKPDVPAIKEKPKEPTFEEKSEVPVEEKPEELEMTEKPEEPAAIETPEELAGQEIPEELDLEEKPEEPTVEDTSEELVVEKKDEKPAIEEEEPETEALQEKDKTDDAIPCNTNNDIADYASAEEKIEEPVVENKHEEQAIEEKSEETAIPEKPEEPVNEKKPDSLAIEEKPKETTAEKKLKEPLVEEIEEKPAKPITEEAPEEPKWEETPDGLLFEERPALEEETSKKVALLEKNLLVVDSNDKTGSGTPCNTNNDVAHPPQVEENTEDSVVEEKTEEPAIEEKLDVPVVKEKPEEPVVEEEPQEPAAKEAPEELEGEEIPEELALEEKTEEPTVEKTPKEIIVEEEKPETEALLEKNLPMEDPKDKIDNAIPCNTNNDIADYESVEEKPQELVVEKEHDETMIEEESEVLAVMEKPEEPAVEKNLEELAVEEECEKPTVEVKFEEPSAEEKLQEPMVEVKPEKTITEETPKESAREETPNELACEEKAEEPAVEEVKPEEPTGEEEKPEKNLLVADSKEKTDSKIPCNSSNDAAQFLEDDKNPEKPAAVKKLVIEEKLDIPAIMEKPEEPTIEEKSEEPVEEKPKEPTVEEKLEEPTTKETHEELAGEEAPEELPLEQKPEEPIVGETSEEIAFEEKHDKPAIEEEKPEMETFLEKNMPIIDSKDKNDSEILGNSNNDVAYYPTVEDKAEVQVVKEKHEKQVIEEKCEEPAVDEKTDEPAVTEKPEEPPAVEKETEEQVLEEKLEEPTVEKSEEPVVEETPEDLAVEKNLEKLVTEEKPEKVTLLEENMSAIDSNGKTDTETACDNNIDVADYPAVEEKTEEPMVEEKHEEPIVEDKAEEPVTNEKLQKLAIAETLEEQARAETPEDLTIEEKPNKPAVDEIPGELAIEQKSEKQVVETVTLLEKNMPDMDSSRSTDKINGEILCNDNSDVSDYPAVEEKHEEIVIGEKYEDLAPKDKLKEPVVSEKVEELMVEETPEKLVVEEKLDETAAGEETVDKPAPEETPDKQVAEEKHEEVAVEEKLEKAAAEKVTSLEKQNKHVVDSNDKTGNEISCNTNNDIAEIEDETENSAVEEKLKESTVEEKPEELAIEEKLEEPETPDKPAVEGTPEKLVDEKPQEISCNNNEVEETPEDSAVEEKPVESTVEQKPEEPVVGEKLEESKVEEKPKEPAVEEKSDKPVIEGTLEEPAAKETPEQPMIEQTPQEPEVQEKPKEPTAQEKLEEPAIDEKLEEPTVEEKPEEPAVREKSKQPAVDEKLEEPAAIGENPEELAVEGKPEEPAVEVTPKPKIEEKPQESVIEEQSQEPEVKETPEEPVVKETHEELAVEKKPEELATEEQVVDQKLEEPTVEVKPEEATVQEPAVDEKHEEPSVEEKPEESAVEKFEEPTIKEKPEEPEDPAVKEIPEELAVKEKLEEPIIEEKPKEPPIDEEPKKQNREETQAATERIDESQTHIIEKEEGLIGKQAERFVKETAQPCKEVETEIKELKDIDAGDESNNNALQKEEMTLDELPTSVKQEMAANNYEEGKVVSEIPNQENVRQANLTTEEANDARGAENVTELSSEEMRVEDCTNKVESSDFGLQNHHKYTDADKLELQNREIDISYILDTPIEKETNGRNSEKISESTEELIHQTFEISEENKAAVVTGTNMLQSCAGPQEQLKHQLAELGEEKQAGGIADTNTEKPYIAPVQEIINKSETEDISSADCLEEENSLRTNQEKLKEGENSEVKTDENIDRGDEFQSIMMLKGVEKDDHKQHIKHNTCAVMDTEEQNEDSPAGEQTSKKLEGLEKVDIDDNNNINHQRTETNLSEEATESKSECVAMEIKTPIKEEEQEEDLRETTGEDSSNNTTQVQKEEETTMSEPERKSLEPFGSERKTAAGFGEMITCNETKVTEHFTSLKSVTVSEKEMDDMVSNESNTTKQIQEQAAYPLLTLEREETIPTSSTDANGTPKDSITPHVELGAEAKNIQYMQEKCKISETEQHQENYENKKEVECDSKEVPEESISRETQAKATLSDLVHVSTKEASKIEEDFAEEREGSDREEEGIQKTRDESSSEDPVIVEISKDADIKVPPKKHQNILSGVGSKVKHSIAKVKKAITGKSSQTKPSSPK